A genome region from Littorina saxatilis isolate snail1 linkage group LG16, US_GU_Lsax_2.0, whole genome shotgun sequence includes the following:
- the LOC138951314 gene encoding uncharacterized protein, with protein MESEGKLFKEWLEKEKLDPAFEELSPNDLNEYLRRFYPEMRSGTEKRYSKSTMAGVRASINRHLTNPPFLRNICIMKDSAFSTSNKMFCGVLKKAKEEGCDETKHYPNIAETDLTKLRSDQAFDLNDPTQLQEKVWFDLQLHFARRGMENTRSLKASSFAIKTDDMGKEYAYLKHAECTKNHPGKMSDTNYKTKKRMYANGTATCPLKSFRLLLEKRNKENDVLYQKPRTGRKFNPTQDVWYLKSVRGHNTLAVMMPRISERWKGSTLPYVVKNLQQDQKTTFWLGLSERYTNHSVRATTVSVLADNGVEAREIMRITDHKNEGSLRSYNTDSTDSRKRAYSSFLQNANVEQSEAGCGISPPTPKHPQNKAGLTACASSSCVHVSPSSVSNFTNIGIPMMNITNSVVNVHYHST; from the exons ATGGAATCTGAAGGCAAACTTTTCAAAG AATGGCTGGAAAAGGAGAAATTGGACCCAGCGTTCGAGGAGCTGTCGCCCAATGATCTCAATGAATACCTTCGGCGCTTCTATCCAGAAATGCGGAGCGGGACAGAGAAACGGTACTCAAAGAGCACAATGGCCGGAGTCAGAGCCAGCATCAATCGGCACTTGACCAACCCACCATTCCTGCGAAATATCTGTATAATGAAGGACAGTGCCTTCAGCACAAGTAACAAGATGTTTTGTGGGGTGCTGAAGAAGGCAAAGGAAGAGGGCTGCGATGAGACCAAACATTATCCAAACATAGCCGAAACCGACTTGACAAAGCTGAGGTCAGACCAAGCCTTCGACCTGAATGATCCCACACAGCTTCAGGAAAAGGTTTGGTTTGATCTCCAGCTGCATTTCGCACGGAGAGGCATGGAAAACACGCGGTCTCTCAAAGCCTCTTCCTTCGCCATCAAGACGGACGACATGGGAAAGGAATACGCATACCTTAAGCATGCCGAGTGCACAAAAAATCACCCAGGGAAGATGAGTGACACTAACTATAAAACGAAAAAGAGAATGTATGCCAACGGCACTGCCACCTGTCCCCTGAAGTCTTTCCGTCTGCTCttggaaaaaagaaacaaagaaaatgacGTTCTGTATCAGAAACCAAGAACGGGGAGAAAGTTCAACCCAACACAGGACGTTTGGTATCTCAAAAGTGTGCGTGGTCACAACACACTGGCCGTCATGATGCCCAGAATCAGTGAACG gtggaaaggatccactctcccatatgtggttaaaaaccttcagcaagaccagaagacaactttctggtTGGGGCTGAGTGAACGCTACACCAACCATTCTGTTCGTGCCACCACCGTCTCAGTTCTGGCAGACAATGGCGTGGAGGCGAGAGAGATCATGCGCATCACCGATCACAAAAATGAAGGGTCTCTGCGGTCCTACAATACGGACAGCACTGACAGTCGGAAACGCGCATATTCCTCCTTTCTCCAGAACGCGAATGTCGAACAGAGCGAGGCCGGTTGCGGGATTTCTCCCCCTACACCAAAACACCCACAAAACAAAGCAGGTCTTACCGCATGTGCATCTTCCAGTTGCGTGCATGTCTCTCCGTCCTCCGTTTCTAATTTCACCAACATCGGCATCCCCATGATGAACATTACCAACAGCGTGGTGAATGTCCACTACCACAGCACATGA